Proteins encoded within one genomic window of Bdellovibrio bacteriovorus:
- the glmU gene encoding bifunctional UDP-N-acetylglucosamine diphosphorylase/glucosamine-1-phosphate N-acetyltransferase GlmU, which produces MSVNSSEKLTVIALAAGKGTRMKSPLPKVLHPVAGRPMIEKVIQASKGAGAAEVRVIVGHGQNLVRQVVEPMGVACYVQDEQLGTAHAVRCAKPETIEGDVVIMNGDHPLIEASDIKDFVRHFRDEKCDLAVVTAVIKTPGEFGRIVRHRGELAAIVEAKDASVETLKIKEINTGIYVVKGSVLAEYLPKISNNNSKKEFYITDLISLCISDKLRVQAIQSTPKVAVGVNNQVELAKATRLLFKRKAMRLMEEGVLMIDPRTVYVEESVEIGAGTVLYPNVFIRGRSKVGSFTVIESNSFISDSEIGDSVQVRGGSYLEQTKLHNKVSVGPYARLRPETEIFEEAHVGNFVEMKKVKFGKKSKAGHLTYLGDAEIGEEVNVGCGTITCNYAADRKKYKTKIGNRVFVGSDTQFVAPIEVGDDAIIGSGSTITKNVPAKALAVARGKQFVKENYAVKATEQEVAETESK; this is translated from the coding sequence ATGTCAGTCAATTCATCTGAGAAGTTAACTGTGATCGCTCTTGCTGCCGGTAAGGGCACACGTATGAAATCGCCACTTCCAAAAGTTCTTCATCCCGTGGCGGGCCGCCCGATGATTGAAAAAGTCATTCAAGCTTCCAAAGGTGCCGGTGCCGCTGAAGTTCGTGTGATCGTGGGTCACGGACAAAATCTCGTCCGCCAGGTCGTCGAACCTATGGGTGTTGCTTGTTACGTCCAAGACGAGCAATTGGGGACGGCACACGCCGTTCGTTGCGCCAAACCAGAAACCATCGAAGGTGACGTTGTTATCATGAACGGTGATCATCCGTTGATTGAAGCTTCGGATATCAAAGACTTCGTTCGTCACTTCCGTGATGAAAAATGTGATTTGGCCGTGGTGACTGCTGTCATTAAAACGCCGGGCGAGTTCGGCCGTATCGTGCGTCATCGTGGTGAACTTGCCGCGATCGTTGAAGCGAAAGATGCTTCGGTTGAAACTTTGAAAATCAAAGAAATCAATACAGGTATCTACGTGGTGAAGGGCTCGGTCCTTGCCGAATACCTTCCGAAGATTTCAAACAACAATTCAAAAAAAGAATTCTACATCACCGATCTTATTTCTTTGTGCATCTCGGACAAGCTGCGTGTGCAAGCCATTCAGTCGACTCCAAAAGTCGCTGTCGGTGTGAACAACCAAGTCGAGTTAGCTAAAGCCACTCGTCTTTTATTCAAACGCAAAGCTATGCGCTTGATGGAAGAAGGCGTGTTGATGATCGACCCTCGCACTGTCTATGTGGAAGAAAGTGTGGAGATCGGCGCTGGCACAGTGCTTTACCCGAATGTCTTTATTCGTGGTCGCTCCAAAGTCGGCTCTTTCACCGTGATCGAATCGAATAGTTTTATATCTGATTCAGAAATCGGCGATAGCGTGCAAGTGCGCGGCGGCAGCTATTTAGAACAAACGAAACTTCACAATAAAGTTTCTGTGGGCCCTTACGCGCGCCTTCGCCCAGAGACAGAAATCTTCGAAGAAGCTCATGTTGGAAACTTCGTGGAAATGAAGAAAGTGAAGTTCGGTAAAAAATCGAAAGCCGGTCACTTGACGTATCTTGGCGATGCCGAGATCGGAGAAGAAGTGAACGTAGGTTGCGGAACTATAACTTGTAATTACGCAGCTGACAGAAAGAAATATAAAACGAAGATCGGGAACCGCGTCTTCGTAGGCAGTGACACTCAGTTCGTGGCTCCTATCGAAGTTGGCGACGACGCCATCATCGGTTCTGGATCGACGATTACTAAAAATGTCCCAGCGAAAGCTTTGGCTGTCGCTCGTGGCAAACAATTCGTTAAAGAAAACTACGCTGTCAAAGCCACCGAACAAGAAGTGGCCGAGACTGAAAGCAAATAG
- the glmS gene encoding glutamine--fructose-6-phosphate transaminase (isomerizing) — MCGIVGYLGPQNPKDVIISGLKKLEYRGYDSAGVAILDGGKTKRVRAQGKLKNLEEKLTSEKFDGRIGIGHTRWATHGKPSERNAHPHQVRGINLVHNGIIENYLEIREELLAQGAEITSDTDSELVAHLIANEVELTKDLFKAVEGVLQKIRGAFSILVMWEQDPDRLVAFKDGPPLVVGIGEKEMFVASDVQALIQYTKKFVYLDDREIVSIKGADVQFFSANGFPIQKKVVELNWNPEMVEKQGYAHYMLKEIYEQPRAVAAAIEPHVNPENFSVALKNVGFGGQPVQKLEELDTKADWAKTQEVFKNIDRVFIIACGTSNYAGMVGKYLIEQLAKVPVECDIASEFRYRNPVIPPRSLVMTISQSGETADTLAAIRMAKELGATTLSICNVRNSTIDREAHGHLYMNSGPEIGVASTKAFTSTMAVLNCFAISLARARGAMNEATEKELVKSLLAVPSQMEGVLAYDKYFEEAASGLKLFRGFLYMGRGTSFPIAMEGALKLKELAYMHAEGYAAGEMKHGPLALIDERMAIVMVAPTDHLYEKTISNLEEARARGGKVISIGTGENEKLRAISEYYLAIPKAHWTVESILTVIPLQLMSYHLACNLGYDVDQPRNLAKSVTVE, encoded by the coding sequence ATGTGTGGTATCGTTGGCTATTTAGGCCCTCAAAATCCCAAAGATGTGATTATCAGCGGTCTTAAAAAATTAGAATACCGTGGATACGACAGTGCGGGTGTAGCTATTCTTGATGGTGGCAAAACAAAACGCGTGCGTGCCCAAGGTAAACTTAAAAACTTGGAAGAAAAACTGACGTCAGAAAAGTTCGATGGTCGTATCGGCATCGGTCACACTCGTTGGGCGACTCACGGTAAACCTTCTGAAAGAAATGCCCATCCTCACCAAGTTCGCGGCATCAATCTTGTTCACAATGGCATTATCGAAAACTATCTTGAAATTCGCGAAGAGCTTTTGGCTCAAGGGGCGGAGATCACTTCAGACACAGACTCTGAACTTGTCGCGCATTTGATCGCGAACGAAGTCGAACTGACGAAAGATCTTTTCAAAGCCGTTGAAGGCGTTTTGCAAAAAATCCGCGGCGCGTTCTCTATCCTTGTGATGTGGGAGCAAGATCCAGATCGTCTAGTGGCTTTCAAAGACGGTCCACCGCTTGTTGTGGGTATCGGCGAAAAAGAAATGTTCGTGGCCAGCGACGTTCAAGCTTTGATTCAGTACACAAAAAAATTCGTTTACTTGGACGACCGTGAAATCGTGTCGATCAAAGGGGCGGATGTTCAGTTCTTCTCTGCCAACGGCTTTCCGATTCAAAAGAAAGTGGTTGAGCTGAACTGGAATCCAGAGATGGTTGAAAAGCAAGGTTATGCTCACTACATGCTTAAAGAAATCTATGAGCAACCTCGCGCGGTCGCAGCAGCAATTGAGCCGCATGTGAATCCAGAGAACTTCTCTGTCGCTCTTAAGAATGTCGGCTTTGGCGGACAACCTGTTCAAAAGCTGGAAGAGTTGGACACGAAAGCAGACTGGGCGAAAACTCAAGAGGTCTTTAAAAACATCGACCGCGTTTTCATCATCGCCTGCGGGACAAGTAACTATGCCGGCATGGTGGGTAAATACCTGATCGAACAATTGGCGAAGGTTCCGGTTGAATGTGATATCGCAAGTGAATTCCGCTATCGCAACCCGGTGATTCCTCCGCGCAGCTTGGTAATGACGATTTCGCAAAGTGGAGAGACGGCTGATACTTTGGCAGCAATCCGCATGGCTAAAGAATTGGGTGCGACAACTTTGAGTATCTGTAACGTGCGCAATTCAACAATTGATCGTGAAGCTCACGGTCACTTGTACATGAACTCGGGTCCGGAGATCGGCGTGGCTTCGACAAAAGCTTTCACCAGCACGATGGCGGTCCTTAACTGCTTTGCCATTTCATTGGCTCGCGCTCGCGGTGCGATGAATGAGGCGACAGAAAAAGAACTTGTGAAGTCTTTACTAGCGGTTCCAAGTCAAATGGAAGGTGTTTTGGCTTATGACAAGTACTTCGAAGAAGCGGCTTCAGGTTTGAAGTTGTTCCGTGGTTTCTTGTACATGGGTCGTGGTACCAGCTTCCCGATCGCAATGGAAGGTGCTTTGAAATTAAAAGAACTCGCTTACATGCACGCGGAAGGTTATGCGGCCGGCGAAATGAAGCACGGTCCTTTGGCATTGATCGACGAGCGTATGGCGATTGTGATGGTGGCTCCGACAGATCACCTTTACGAAAAAACCATCAGCAATCTGGAAGAAGCTCGTGCCCGTGGCGGTAAAGTGATTTCTATCGGAACTGGCGAAAACGAAAAGCTTCGCGCTATCAGTGAATACTATTTGGCAATTCCGAAAGCTCACTGGACTGTCGAGTCTATTTTGACTGTCATTCCATTACAGCTAATGTCTTACCATTTAGCATGCAACTTAGGTTACGACGTGGATCAACCACGCAACCTCGCAAAATCCGTGACAGTTGAATAA
- a CDS encoding HAD hydrolase-like protein, with protein sequence MSKYKSIAFDLDDTLLDTSGILVPAAARRSCEAMLAAGLRCDLETCLQMRHELASQYSHTEIFTKIVDRFGTNQKGKAIHDALERFYNPEIPEKLPMMPGSLENIQKLRESHNLFLVTMGSPEAQAQKIRSLGIAPLFKKIYILNGFIGEKKESAFLDIVQSEGHKPQELLSIGNRLSSEIRDGKRIGADTCYFAYGEHVGEIPQYPEDHPDFTITQHQDLIPTCGL encoded by the coding sequence ATGAGTAAGTATAAATCCATCGCCTTCGACTTAGACGACACCTTGCTGGACACCTCAGGCATTCTGGTTCCCGCAGCGGCCCGCCGTTCTTGCGAAGCCATGCTGGCGGCGGGATTGCGATGTGATTTAGAAACTTGCTTGCAAATGCGCCATGAGTTGGCCTCGCAATATTCCCATACCGAAATCTTTACGAAGATTGTCGATAGATTTGGAACAAACCAAAAAGGGAAAGCCATTCACGACGCGCTTGAGCGTTTCTATAATCCCGAGATCCCTGAAAAACTTCCGATGATGCCGGGCTCTTTGGAAAACATCCAAAAACTTCGCGAGTCTCACAATTTATTTTTAGTGACGATGGGGTCTCCCGAGGCCCAGGCGCAAAAAATCCGCTCTTTAGGAATCGCGCCGCTGTTTAAAAAAATCTATATTCTGAATGGGTTTATCGGAGAGAAAAAAGAATCGGCCTTCCTGGACATTGTTCAAAGTGAAGGTCATAAACCGCAAGAGCTTTTAAGTATCGGGAATCGTCTTTCCAGTGAAATTCGTGATGGAAAGCGCATTGGTGCTGACACCTGTTACTTCGCTTATGGCGAGCACGTCGGTGAAATTCCGCAATATCCTGAAGATCATCCTGACTTTACTATCACTCAACACCAGGACCTTATCCCGACATGCGGACTTTAA
- a CDS encoding M14 family murein peptide amidase A has translation MQGKIFHQTSWAQTSLGTSIELYKKSHSLSGFSERPILFIGGVHGDEPEGVRLAQELIQWLKQVEATQSESIRPWLLIPCINPDGYAKNQRVNAGGVDLNRNFPSRDWSSEAKAPRYYPGPSPGSEKEVQALVKLIEDEKPQLIVHFHSWEPCVVYTGQPGKKAAEILATDTGYEAREDIGYPTPGSLGQYGWMEHQIPVICIEEQEHIDLNLVWPHFKKGLELLLTGKSIS, from the coding sequence ATGCAAGGAAAAATTTTTCACCAAACTTCTTGGGCTCAAACCTCTCTTGGAACTTCTATCGAATTGTATAAAAAATCACACAGTTTGAGTGGCTTTTCCGAACGGCCCATTTTGTTTATTGGAGGAGTTCATGGCGACGAACCCGAAGGCGTTCGCCTGGCGCAGGAACTTATCCAATGGCTTAAGCAGGTGGAGGCCACTCAATCTGAGTCTATCCGCCCTTGGCTGCTGATTCCCTGTATCAACCCCGACGGTTATGCGAAAAACCAAAGAGTGAACGCCGGTGGAGTCGACCTGAACCGCAACTTTCCTTCGCGAGACTGGTCCTCAGAAGCCAAGGCACCCCGATATTATCCTGGCCCTTCGCCTGGAAGTGAGAAGGAAGTGCAGGCCTTGGTAAAACTCATTGAGGACGAAAAGCCACAGCTCATAGTACACTTTCACTCGTGGGAGCCTTGCGTTGTCTACACGGGCCAGCCTGGAAAGAAAGCCGCAGAGATACTGGCGACTGACACAGGTTACGAGGCGCGTGAAGACATTGGCTATCCGACACCGGGAAGCCTAGGGCAATACGGTTGGATGGAACACCAGATCCCGGTGATCTGTATTGAAGAACAAGAACACATTGATCTGAATTTAGTGTGGCCTCACTTTAAAAAGGGACTGGAACTTCTACTGACAGGAAAATCAATTTCATGA